Genomic DNA from Paenibacillus sp. MBLB1832:
ATGCGTACAGCTTGTTGGGCACATAGGCATCCAAGCTCATTACCTGAACAGACACACGGAATGCGGCCAACTGCTGCTGAAGTGCATCGACATTACCTTCTTGGGATGTACCCACCCCTAAACGATCGTAAAGGAGAAGGACCGAAGTCGGTGACGTTGTTTCTGCAGCTGTCGTCAACCGCGGTGACACTTGCCAAGCGATAAGCACACAAAGCCAAACCATACACAATCGTAAGCGCCACTTTCTCTTCATTCCTTCTCCTCCTTAAAGTTTTCGTAAGAAAACTGGCTTCGTAAGCATTAACTTAAGCCTGAATTGCTTGTCCCCCATGTGGAGGCTGTCCTGCTTGTACAGGGGTTGTACGCCCAATCGATCGATTGTTCCATAATTGTTTGGCTAACAAATCCCGTAACGTGATGAGGCTCACTACATCGAAGCTTAACGTGAATAGAAATTCATGTTTCCCCAAATCCGCATCCCCCGCGCCAATAATAGAAACGAAAATGCCCGAAAGTCCGATCACAATAAATAGGAAAATTAACACAAATCGGAGTGACTCTCGCCATTCCTGCGACCTGATCGCATAGACAAAGGATGGCATATATAAGCCACAAATGACCACGATCCAAATGAGAATGAAACCGAATGTTTTGGGAGCGGTCGCTTCCTTTAACCAGCTATAGCCAGAGAAAAATGCCGTATGTGCTCCGAACGCTTTACCCACCGATGCTTCGTAATTCCCCATCGCATTGGGGCGAATCGTAAACCCTTCCTGCGCAGCGATATTCAGCATTTTGCCTGCATGATCGGGATGCGTTATATAGTAGACTAAGATGGATCCGAAGCCATATTTATCAAAAAATTGCTCCTTCATCTCCGGCGAATCCATTTTATACGGGGTATACGGATCATAGTAAAGACTTCCAGTGAGAATTGCATATTGTTTATCGATATGGAAGCTCTCAAGCGCCTTCTCTGGATCGGCAGAGTTGAGCAGCACACCGCGGGTCATCGCATGGTACTTGTTAATTAGTTCAAACTCTTTTGGAATCAAAACGTAGGAGCCAATTCCTACTCCCAGCAGCGCAATCAACAGCATACCTGTTACGAGTCGGTACCCCCTTTTTTCCCGTATAAAAATAAAAAAGATCCCGAGTAGCGCTGTGATGATGCCGACGGGAGCATTCTGCTG
This window encodes:
- the wsfD gene encoding glycan biosynthesis hexose transferase WsfD, whose protein sequence is MMLFHRAWQWMLRFVSPAAFAAAGVFVITVLALLVPPYIGMADNGDYFRILNSNGLFFNDPNYMNHYLGYFVKNYGIYQYYNENGATFFSTQSWFIKASMWMSQLIHPSTTFDIRYQAGMYMLLYTGAVYLLVEALTWNIARKLGYLIAAIAIFIFGDTAYTAYFNSFYGESVVLIMMVYMVAFGLLLYRKRYNDYAMISLFVLSAMILTASKQQNAPVGIITALLGIFFIFIREKRGYRLVTGMLLIALLGVGIGSYVLIPKEFELINKYHAMTRGVLLNSADPEKALESFHIDKQYAILTGSLYYDPYTPYKMDSPEMKEQFFDKYGFGSILVYYITHPDHAGKMLNIAAQEGFTIRPNAMGNYEASVGKAFGAHTAFFSGYSWLKEATAPKTFGFILIWIVVICGLYMPSFVYAIRSQEWRESLRFVLIFLFIVIGLSGIFVSIIGAGDADLGKHEFLFTLSFDVVSLITLRDLLAKQLWNNRSIGRTTPVQAGQPPHGGQAIQA